The Plectropomus leopardus isolate mb unplaced genomic scaffold, YSFRI_Pleo_2.0 unplaced_scaffold4871, whole genome shotgun sequence sequence CTGTCTCCTGTGCCAGGTGGAACAGACAAAAGTTTTAGTTAAAGAAGACGGCGTCGAGCTGCTGCTCACCATCGTCGACACTCCAGGGTTCGGAGATGCCGTCGACAACAGCGACTGGTAAGGATCGCCACAACTCAAACTCAGCACTGATACTTCATTTATGATCCTTGAAATACCAAATGTACTCTCCGACATTCCTAATTCAAGAGGTATTTTGTGAGGATTTGTTTCTTAAGAGAAATTTCTGTTGTGCAGCTGGCAGCCCATCATTGACCATATTGACAGCAAGTTTGAAGACTACCTGAACTCCGAATCCCGGGTGAACAGACGACAGATGCCCGACAGCCGGATCCACTGCTGTCTCTACTTCATCACCTCGTCGGGACACGGGTGAGTCTGGGAGACAAAATCATAAGACTGTTTAATTCTACGAATGCTAAGCATCGGTATTTGCCTCTTTGACTGCAATCAGAATATCTGCAAATTAGATGACGTTTTCCGATGGCTCTGAccgatttttttctgttgtcacaTCAAACTAGCACAGGCTAAAAAGCTTAAACTGTTTGTGATGAGATCGCTGGTAACAGCCAGCATCCTGGGGACAATAGGAAATGTGTTTGGCTTCCCCCCGGATGACTTGAGGACCTAAGGTCAAGAAAGTTGTTTCAGAAATGCATATGATCCGATTTCTGCTTATTCAAAAGTCCTATAATGGAAGGCTGAATAATGCTTAAACTGTATCTTTTTATAGTGTAGATTTGATTGTTTTCCTAGTAAAAAATGGgagtaaatgacaaaataaacaatacaaaaatatcagtATCAACTTTTGGcaaaattcttattttaaacAATTGTAACTGCCCAGAATTTCACCTTTTGTGCATCCTTATTAAGTttataagaaaattaatatcttttttaatgCTCTCATAGAGTGCCCTGCACTGCTCATGTTGTAGTATGAGCATATCCCGTAAGAATCAAGCTCCTGAACTGTCACAACAGGACAAGAGGATGAATGTGATGAATGAAAAGGGCTGGAGAAAGGAAAACGTTGGAGGGAAAGGGGGAACACTAAGAGGAAATAAGTCAAAAATAGTGTAAGGAGGGAAACGAGAGGTCAAGAGTCCCCTAAAGGTCAGGGTGGCAGGTTTGTGACTGCAAGTGATGGTCACTGGTTCAGGCCTCTGTGCAGTCTGGACAGTCCAGAAaagctcctcctcttcctcctttagCATTTTGCAACTCCCCAACTGCTTCTGGagcagctctgcagccacaGCATGAATCTGGTGTCACGCAGGGCCGCTCGCGAGTGTGTGCGCAGTAAATGTGTCATACTCTATCTCCTACAACTGCTCCCCTCAGGCCTTTACTGGAAATGAGAATGTGAGACTGCTTGTCGTGCAAAGTAAGGGTTAAAACTTgtaaaagtgggaaaaaaaggaggacgCAGGCCGTGCAGATGAAGACGCTGGCAGAAAGCCCGGCTGATGATACCGATCGCTGAATGTTTCATAAAGAGAGGACTGTGAGGAATTTTAActgttgtgcttattttttcaCAAGCCACCAGATCGTCCCGCTCACATGTGCtcatcttatcttttttttcacaagtgtACGTGTCCTGTGTGATTCACAGTGCAGTCCAACAGCAGAAAGTGTGGGAGTAGTGAAATTGAGAAACTTCAGAGGTTACTTCCTGCGTTTTGAGTCAATAACTGATCTAAATGCATGTATGGGTTTACTCTTGGAAacctttaaaaaagcatttttaaatgattttttgttcATTGTTCACTTATCTTCATTGTCATCAAGACATGATTTCACAcgcaaaataaatgtttttcctaatatagaaaaaacaaaacaaaaagttaagcaaaaaatatataaatatataaataaatgatgtacATTTTAGCTGTTGacctgagaaaagaaaaaaaaaagaaaaaatgcatttttctctttttgtttttactttttctgaggtcatttttctgcacctttttacaaatttcttgcgaATTTCAGGCTATgtcttaagtttctcattgtctttttgccatgtttttttaaagaaatttgctcaggtttcaaagggttaaaattgtgCTAATATGAAGGCCCGCCCCTTGTCGAGGCTcctaaa is a genomic window containing:
- the LOC121939459 gene encoding septin-7-like; translation: MDLHKTAQQKNLEGYVGFASLPNQVYRKSVKRGFEFTLMVVGESGLGKSTLINSLFLTDLYSPEYPGPSHRIKKTVQVEQTKVLVKEDGVELLLTIVDTPGFGDAVDNSDCWQPIIDHIDSKFEDYLNSESRVNRRQMPDSRIHCCLYFITSSGHG